A single region of the Bacteroides luhongzhouii genome encodes:
- a CDS encoding DUF4843 domain-containing protein, with protein sequence MKGTEDKSVNVSFNNYPLDDELTVKIAMGLVGDPFSSPAPYKIGILADKTTALAENYSLPEAPSFKANSATDELEVKLIKTENLTEDVSLLLKIEPNDYFGGSILHYDTIRIVFNNVESQPLWWDKEVTNVYLGTYSRAKYRALVQYGGEEALNFGELNASQRRRCALRLKDAIAEYGLKEENGKSMTVPIY encoded by the coding sequence TTGAAAGGCACAGAAGACAAGTCTGTCAATGTGTCGTTCAATAATTATCCGCTTGATGATGAACTAACTGTAAAGATAGCTATGGGGTTGGTCGGTGATCCTTTTTCGAGTCCGGCTCCGTATAAGATCGGAATTCTTGCGGATAAGACAACAGCTTTAGCTGAAAATTATTCTTTGCCGGAAGCACCTAGTTTTAAGGCAAATTCTGCTACGGATGAATTGGAGGTTAAGTTAATAAAAACGGAAAACCTGACAGAAGATGTATCGCTTCTTCTGAAAATAGAACCTAATGATTATTTTGGAGGGAGTATCTTACATTATGATACAATTCGGATTGTATTCAACAATGTAGAAAGTCAACCGTTGTGGTGGGATAAAGAAGTGACGAATGTTTATCTTGGTACTTATTCTCGGGCAAAATACAGGGCACTGGTGCAATATGGAGGTGAAGAGGCTCTCAATTTCGGAGAACTGAATGCATCACAGAGACGTCGGTGTGCCCTGCGTTTGAAGGATGCTATTGCCGAATATGGCCTGAAAGAAGAGAACGGAAAGTCGATGACGGTACCTATTTATTAA
- a CDS encoding SusC/RagA family TonB-linked outer membrane protein: MQIKRARERIVMSLCIIFLLFAPISATAQSNSMKVSLNLKSASVKEFFDAVKAQTGLNFIYNTEQVKSMSRITIQSKGQPITEVLDKVLANTGYTYEIEGNIVTIVYQQPKEKKKTFTGVVVDEGGEPLPGVTVLIIGKEKNIGTMTDAEGAFSLGLPNKEVIVRISFVGMQPIEINTAKLNLDKTHTFRLKPDSKQLDEVVVTGYAKISKNSFTGTSVTVSADQLMSVSKTNVLGALQVFDPSFRIAENNLAGSNPNNVPELYIRGRSGIGTTELDAESLSKSALKNNPNLPTFIMDGFEISVQKLYDMDPSRIESITILKDAAATAMYGSRAANGVVIITTVTPKPGKINVNYNFTGTLEYPDLTDYNLMNAREKLQTEVAAGLFKADPESNTFVSDQASLDGVYNKKLNNVVRGVDTYWLSKPLRTVFNHKHSLYLDGGTDDLRWGVDLSYNKDAGVMKESYRDRMSAGLSLSYRLGSFQLRNYFSYTYTNSADSPYGSFSDYTSKLPYDEYQDEFGNYLKTTYGWNGTSGSENPLYEATLGNYSRDKSWELINNVELLWNINHYWLLKGQFSITKSNSEANDFLDPRSKKNAEILGLTNVISGQLDVTTNKSVGWDATMTLSYNRTIKKNSLNFLAGVNATSSTGDGLAISYRGFPSGSLSSPGYAHSIYGNPSASDAKSRLLGALGTFNYSYDDVYLADVSVRFDGNSEFGSDKRFAPFFSGGVGLNVHNYKSLKDWEWLNRFKIRTTYGVTGKVNFSPYDAQTMYRIVNDNWYKTGVGASLIALGNSNLGWEKTGNWDIGVDLDLFNGLFQMDFSYYRKKTVDLVNNVTLPSSTGFTSYKDNIGEVMNKGVEIQLRSTILNTKNWFVAVFANIAHNKNEILKISDSLKDYNNKVLAKYDNYDDAWNRTNVDYANTHLQYVEGGSLTSIFGVRSLGINPADGQEIFVKRDGSITYDWSAADQVVIGNEEPKAQGTFGVNLRWKNFTLFSTFMYEFGGQRYNSTLVSKVENARISSQNVDRRVLDGRWQNLGDRTPYGKLQTELIATTRPTSRFIQDYNVLSFNSLTLGYDFNTSWLKKYHLGMLRLELSGNDLFRASTVRAERGLDYPYSRSFALSLKMSL; encoded by the coding sequence ATGCAAATAAAAAGGGCCAGAGAGCGTATTGTGATGTCTCTCTGTATTATTTTTCTGTTGTTCGCACCGATATCGGCAACAGCGCAGTCTAATTCAATGAAAGTATCCCTTAATTTAAAGTCTGCATCAGTTAAAGAGTTTTTTGATGCAGTGAAAGCTCAGACAGGCTTGAACTTTATTTATAACACTGAGCAAGTAAAGAGTATGTCTCGTATCACGATCCAAAGTAAGGGGCAACCTATCACTGAAGTTTTGGATAAAGTATTGGCTAATACAGGCTATACTTACGAGATTGAAGGCAATATTGTGACTATTGTATATCAACAGCCAAAAGAGAAGAAAAAAACTTTCACTGGAGTTGTTGTAGACGAAGGAGGGGAACCCTTGCCCGGTGTTACTGTTCTGATTATAGGGAAAGAGAAGAATATCGGCACGATGACAGATGCGGAAGGGGCTTTTTCTTTGGGGCTGCCTAACAAGGAGGTTATTGTGCGTATTTCTTTCGTCGGGATGCAACCAATAGAGATTAATACCGCAAAGTTGAATTTGGACAAGACGCATACATTTCGGTTGAAACCGGACTCAAAGCAATTGGATGAAGTGGTGGTGACCGGCTATGCGAAAATCAGTAAGAACAGTTTTACAGGTACGTCTGTAACGGTATCTGCCGATCAATTGATGTCCGTTTCAAAGACAAACGTACTGGGTGCTTTGCAGGTGTTCGACCCTTCATTCCGTATTGCGGAGAACAATTTAGCCGGCTCGAACCCTAACAATGTCCCCGAGCTTTACATCCGTGGACGTTCCGGTATCGGGACAACAGAACTGGACGCGGAGAGTCTCTCAAAATCGGCATTAAAGAATAATCCGAATCTTCCTACGTTTATTATGGACGGTTTTGAAATCAGTGTACAAAAACTGTATGATATGGACCCGAGCCGTATTGAAAGTATAACAATTTTGAAAGATGCGGCCGCTACAGCTATGTATGGTTCACGTGCTGCTAATGGGGTGGTTATTATTACAACTGTGACTCCGAAGCCGGGAAAAATTAATGTAAATTATAATTTTACCGGTACATTGGAATATCCGGATCTAACGGATTATAATTTAATGAACGCCCGGGAAAAATTGCAGACAGAAGTTGCGGCAGGACTGTTTAAAGCTGATCCGGAAAGTAATACATTTGTTTCCGATCAAGCGTCATTGGATGGAGTTTATAATAAGAAATTGAATAATGTTGTTCGTGGTGTAGATACTTATTGGTTGTCAAAGCCCTTGCGTACTGTGTTTAACCACAAGCACAGTCTTTATTTAGATGGTGGAACAGATGATTTACGATGGGGAGTTGACCTTTCTTATAATAAGGATGCCGGTGTGATGAAGGAATCCTATCGCGACCGTATGTCTGCCGGTCTGTCATTATCTTATCGTTTGGGCTCTTTCCAGCTACGTAATTATTTCTCATATACTTACACGAATTCGGCAGATTCTCCTTATGGCAGCTTTTCTGATTATACGTCCAAACTGCCTTATGATGAATATCAGGATGAATTTGGAAATTATCTGAAGACAACTTATGGCTGGAACGGCACAAGCGGTTCGGAAAATCCTTTGTATGAGGCTACACTTGGTAATTATAGCCGCGATAAATCATGGGAGTTAATCAATAATGTTGAGTTGTTGTGGAATATTAATCACTATTGGCTGTTAAAAGGGCAATTTAGCATCACAAAGTCCAATTCGGAAGCAAACGACTTTTTGGATCCGCGTTCAAAAAAGAATGCTGAGATTCTTGGGCTTACCAATGTGATATCCGGACAGTTGGATGTTACGACAAATAAAAGTGTAGGATGGGATGCTACAATGACATTGTCTTATAATCGTACTATTAAAAAGAATAGTTTGAACTTCCTGGCAGGTGTAAATGCTACTTCAAGTACTGGAGACGGGCTTGCGATTTCTTATCGTGGTTTTCCTTCTGGTTCCCTTTCTTCTCCAGGATATGCACATTCTATTTATGGTAACCCTTCTGCTTCCGATGCAAAGAGCCGTTTGTTAGGTGCGTTGGGGACTTTCAACTATTCGTACGATGATGTTTATCTGGCAGACGTATCTGTTCGTTTTGATGGTAATTCGGAATTTGGCTCTGATAAACGTTTTGCTCCTTTCTTCTCTGGTGGTGTTGGGCTTAATGTTCACAACTATAAGAGTCTGAAGGATTGGGAATGGCTTAATCGTTTCAAGATACGTACTACTTATGGTGTGACGGGTAAGGTTAACTTTTCTCCTTATGATGCTCAGACCATGTACCGGATTGTGAATGATAATTGGTATAAAACAGGTGTTGGCGCTTCTCTGATTGCATTAGGTAATTCCAATCTGGGATGGGAAAAAACAGGTAACTGGGATATAGGTGTTGATCTGGATTTATTCAATGGTTTGTTTCAAATGGATTTTTCTTATTATCGTAAGAAAACGGTAGATTTGGTGAACAATGTTACTTTGCCAAGTTCGACAGGCTTCACTTCCTATAAGGATAATATTGGTGAGGTGATGAATAAAGGTGTCGAAATTCAGTTGAGGAGTACAATTCTGAATACAAAAAACTGGTTTGTTGCTGTATTTGCGAACATCGCCCACAATAAAAACGAGATACTGAAAATCTCTGATAGTTTGAAAGACTATAATAACAAAGTGTTAGCTAAATATGACAACTATGATGATGCCTGGAACAGAACCAACGTAGATTATGCCAATACACATCTGCAGTATGTGGAGGGTGGCTCATTGACTTCTATATTCGGAGTTCGTTCTTTAGGTATTAATCCGGCAGATGGTCAGGAAATCTTTGTTAAGAGAGACGGATCCATAACATACGATTGGAGTGCAGCGGACCAAGTGGTTATCGGTAACGAAGAACCTAAGGCACAAGGTACATTCGGGGTGAATCTGCGATGGAAGAATTTTACATTATTTTCCACCTTTATGTATGAATTTGGCGGGCAGCGTTACAATTCAACATTGGTAAGTAAAGTGGAGAATGCCCGTATTTCTTCTCAGAATGTAGACCGCCGCGTATTGGACGGTCGTTGGCAGAATCTGGGTGACCGGACACCTTATGGTAAATTGCAGACAGAACTGATTGCAACGACACGGCCTACCAGTCGTTTTATTCAGGACTATAATGTTTTGTCGTTCAACTCATTGACGCTAGGGTATGATTTTAATACTTCTTGGTTGAAGAAGTATCATTTGGGCATGTTGCGATTGGAACTTTCAGGTAATGATTTGTTTCGGGCATCAACTGTTCGTGCGGAACGTGGGTTAGATTATCCTTATTCACGTTCATTTGCATTATCATTAAAAATGAGTTTGTAA
- a CDS encoding FecR family protein, protein MERKRNINSVIHDQLLGQLSEEEKKRLQAWIESSLENKKNYECLMQDTELSERYRQFATVDEEQAWEIFQEKHFQVRGIYRRMLWKYAAILMIPIIIGAAIWMGMWRNADTGPVRVQDDQLAMLRSEKMGKQKATLVLPGGQKIELKSVTNQSLQDSAILSVPSPKVVKETQSENEEVSVTDNNKLVTYDDSEFWLTFEDGTKVHLNYNTTLKYPSHFSAVSRTVYLDGEAYFQIAKDNKRPFRVITANGIVKQYGTSFNVNTHVAGVTKVVLVEGSISVLPNQGDEHKIHPGELAVLNGVTQEVQISKVDIEPYIAWNSGRFVFDNCSLETLMEVISRWYDKKVMFEDEDIKTTRFTGDLDRYGSIIPILKAIQRVTHLKMDVEGEAIIIRRE, encoded by the coding sequence ATGGAACGCAAAAGAAATATAAATTCTGTAATTCATGATCAGCTACTAGGACAGCTTTCAGAAGAAGAAAAGAAACGATTGCAGGCTTGGATTGAAAGTTCTCTAGAAAATAAAAAGAATTATGAATGTCTAATGCAAGATACTGAGTTGTCTGAAAGATATCGTCAGTTTGCGACAGTAGACGAGGAACAGGCTTGGGAAATCTTTCAGGAAAAACATTTTCAAGTTCGTGGAATCTATCGCAGGATGCTTTGGAAATATGCTGCTATCCTTATGATACCTATAATTATTGGTGCTGCTATTTGGATGGGAATGTGGCGAAATGCCGATACCGGACCCGTAAGAGTACAGGACGATCAATTGGCAATGTTGCGGTCGGAAAAGATGGGAAAGCAGAAAGCTACTCTTGTATTGCCCGGTGGGCAGAAAATTGAATTGAAATCAGTTACCAATCAATCATTGCAGGACTCGGCTATCTTGTCGGTGCCGTCTCCTAAAGTTGTGAAAGAAACGCAATCAGAAAATGAAGAAGTCTCTGTTACTGACAATAATAAATTAGTCACTTACGATGATAGTGAATTTTGGCTCACCTTTGAGGATGGAACAAAAGTTCATTTGAATTATAATACGACTTTAAAGTATCCGTCGCATTTTAGCGCAGTTAGCCGTACTGTTTATCTGGACGGAGAGGCTTATTTTCAAATAGCTAAAGATAATAAACGTCCGTTTCGGGTTATAACGGCAAATGGGATTGTCAAGCAATATGGTACCTCTTTTAATGTCAATACACATGTAGCCGGAGTTACGAAAGTGGTACTGGTGGAAGGGTCTATCAGTGTTCTTCCTAATCAAGGAGATGAACATAAGATACATCCGGGAGAACTGGCTGTACTAAATGGAGTAACACAGGAGGTTCAAATCAGTAAGGTAGATATAGAGCCTTATATTGCTTGGAATAGTGGACGTTTTGTATTTGATAATTGTTCTTTGGAAACCCTTATGGAGGTGATATCTCGTTGGTATGATAAGAAAGTTATGTTTGAAGATGAAGATATAAAGACAACACGTTTTACAGGTGATCTTGATCGTTATGGTTCCATAATTCCTATATTAAAAGCAATTCAAAGAGTTACTCATCTGAAAATGGATGTTGAAGGCGAAGCTATTATTATTAGAAGAGAATAA
- a CDS encoding RagB/SusD family nutrient uptake outer membrane protein — translation MMSRKRNIVCSLFVMLLTMSSCSWLDVSPSNEVNEEDMFSKGDGYRNALNGLYLKLSESSFYGRNLSWGFIEVLGQQYLTDFMERTSTYYKAAGYKYDDADVKSVISGFWSTAYNGIAGCNHLIFKVSEADLSVFQEREMERNMIWGEALALRALFHFDIMRLFAPSMETDDGKKYIPYVDSYPVISTTYYTNTEILKKIESDLLQARDLVAKCDIEEHPEWMETSYRMFARGMSSELPEEVFFAYRGYRMNYYAITALLARVYLWEKEYKKAFDCAEAVVKATHNDRLLFGFVGSSELGGDVKDSESLIFTVSNETLTDDFKPFITSDSKTRFLFSGSSIFEGSQEDQRGSSSMIGNQESVQYSKKYTLAEGTDGYDMIPVIRLSEMYYIMAEYYARNANFIEAGKMLDAVRSARGIISNTSNIISLDDFISKLLKEIRKELIGEGQLYFQYKRLNNNSFADGVKFVFDRPENEEI, via the coding sequence ATGATGAGTAGAAAAAGAAATATAGTGTGTTCGTTGTTTGTTATGTTACTGACGATGAGCAGTTGTAGCTGGTTGGATGTTTCTCCAAGTAATGAAGTGAATGAGGAAGACATGTTTAGCAAAGGCGATGGATATCGTAATGCGTTGAATGGGCTCTATTTGAAACTTAGCGAAAGTTCTTTTTATGGACGGAACTTGAGTTGGGGATTTATAGAGGTACTTGGTCAGCAATATCTGACAGATTTTATGGAGAGGACTTCTACCTACTATAAGGCTGCCGGATATAAATATGACGATGCAGATGTGAAGTCTGTTATTTCCGGTTTTTGGTCTACTGCTTATAATGGGATCGCCGGTTGTAATCACTTGATATTCAAGGTAAGTGAGGCGGATTTGTCTGTTTTCCAAGAGCGGGAAATGGAAAGAAATATGATTTGGGGTGAAGCATTGGCCTTACGTGCGTTGTTTCATTTTGACATCATGCGTTTGTTCGCTCCTTCTATGGAAACGGATGACGGGAAGAAATATATACCTTATGTAGACTCATATCCTGTGATTAGCACTACATATTATACAAATACGGAAATATTAAAGAAGATAGAGAGCGATTTGCTACAAGCAAGAGATTTGGTGGCGAAATGTGATATCGAAGAGCATCCCGAATGGATGGAGACTAGCTATCGCATGTTTGCTCGCGGTATGTCCAGTGAGCTTCCGGAAGAAGTGTTCTTTGCTTACCGTGGCTATCGTATGAACTATTACGCAATTACAGCTTTATTGGCAAGAGTCTATTTGTGGGAGAAGGAATATAAAAAGGCTTTTGATTGTGCAGAAGCAGTGGTGAAAGCTACTCATAATGATAGGCTTCTCTTTGGGTTTGTCGGATCATCAGAATTGGGAGGAGATGTAAAAGACTCTGAAAGTTTGATTTTTACAGTATCGAATGAAACGCTGACCGATGATTTCAAGCCTTTTATAACTTCTGATAGTAAAACACGCTTTCTCTTCAGCGGAAGCAGCATTTTTGAAGGTTCTCAGGAAGATCAGCGTGGAAGTTCTTCTATGATAGGAAATCAGGAAAGTGTTCAATATTCCAAGAAGTATACATTGGCAGAGGGAACAGATGGTTACGACATGATTCCGGTTATCCGTTTGAGTGAGATGTATTATATTATGGCAGAGTATTACGCTCGTAATGCAAACTTTATTGAAGCAGGAAAAATGCTGGATGCAGTTCGTTCTGCTCGTGGTATAATATCAAATACTTCTAATATTATTTCACTGGATGACTTCATCAGTAAATTATTGAAAGAAATCCGCAAAGAACTGATAGGTGAGGGCCAATTATATTTTCAGTACAAACGACTGAATAATAATTCTTTTGCCGATGGAGTGAAATTTGTGTTCGACCGTCCGGAGAATGAAGAAATTTAA
- a CDS encoding zinc-dependent metalloprotease → MINPAVAKKKNKKKASTEATAKKKEKKETKYDKLFKDKKVTTAKGFITLHQFDNKVYFELPLKILNRDILLGSTIAETTDNQFGCVGEKSGDPFLIRFVQRDSTITLRRVQAGQFSDDREIKKRLQSSTMPAIAETFEIKAYNNDSTAVVFDMTGYLLSDKKMLSPFSPYSLIEMMGGSIDKNFEKESSFIQGIKGFEDNICVRSLLTYKVSVGAKGSYAIKNMPFSAVMNRSFILLPEKPMRHRYADPRIGIFEHSIVEFASEGRGLRTRHIAHRWNLEPSDSAAYLRGELVEPKKPIIFYIDDAFPLSWNKYIHKGVEVWQKAFEKIGFKNAIVAKDFPKNDPNFDPENIKYSCIRYAPSTVANAMGPSWIDPRSGEIINASVTVYHNIVQLVQYWRFLQTAPADKDVRDVVLREDLLGDCIAYVLSHEVGHTLSLMHNMAGSSSIPVESLRDPKFTQEYGTTYSIMDYARNNYIAQPGDKEKGVRMTPPELGAYDYYAISWLYKPIFEAKTSEEEIPILDKWISEKSGDPKYRYGKQQFKRRFDPSSVEEDLGDDPVKASEYGRRNLQYILKHINEWVANKDKDFEFRTALYDEIVYGYIRYLSFVLADIGGIYLNERYDGDQRPSYQTVSKEQQKKALNFLLNELKDLSWLDANETLKEFPIRTSVAMQMEDAIIDGILSRCGAVSICSNKATSAPYTQKEYLADIERFVWASTRAGKTLTDTEMRLQMNYLTKLIEGSVTGVAKNATRKGITDMYDIIKVPEWLKAASRERFGIISEEFMGCFNNKHAEMQAARLEEISGFEDDVDLKAPLEPMEHVYFGELKKIRSLVAASASTGSADTQRHYRLLLYKIDQALK, encoded by the coding sequence ATGATTAATCCCGCTGTAGCAAAGAAGAAAAACAAGAAGAAAGCTTCTACGGAGGCTACTGCAAAGAAGAAAGAGAAAAAAGAAACCAAGTACGACAAATTGTTTAAAGACAAGAAAGTAACGACAGCTAAAGGTTTCATTACTCTTCATCAGTTTGACAACAAGGTCTACTTTGAGTTACCGCTTAAAATTCTAAACCGGGACATCCTGTTGGGATCTACAATTGCAGAAACAACGGATAATCAGTTTGGATGCGTAGGTGAGAAGTCTGGTGATCCTTTTTTGATTCGTTTCGTGCAGCGTGATTCAACAATTACATTGCGCCGTGTGCAGGCCGGACAATTCTCTGACGACCGGGAGATTAAAAAACGTTTGCAGAGCAGCACAATGCCTGCTATCGCCGAGACATTCGAGATAAAGGCTTACAATAATGACAGTACTGCCGTTGTGTTTGATATGACCGGTTACCTGTTGAGCGATAAGAAAATGCTTTCTCCTTTCTCTCCTTATTCATTGATAGAAATGATGGGAGGGAGTATTGATAAGAATTTTGAAAAGGAAAGTTCTTTTATACAAGGCATCAAAGGCTTTGAGGACAATATTTGTGTCCGTTCCTTATTGACTTATAAAGTAAGCGTAGGGGCTAAAGGAAGTTATGCGATAAAAAATATGCCTTTCTCGGCTGTGATGAACCGTAGCTTTATCTTATTGCCGGAAAAACCGATGCGCCATCGTTATGCCGATCCGCGTATTGGTATTTTCGAACACTCTATTGTTGAGTTTGCTTCCGAAGGACGTGGATTGCGTACTCGCCATATCGCTCATCGCTGGAATCTTGAACCGTCAGATTCTGCCGCATATCTACGTGGAGAATTGGTAGAACCTAAAAAGCCTATTATTTTCTATATTGATGATGCATTTCCGTTGAGTTGGAATAAATATATCCATAAAGGAGTTGAGGTATGGCAGAAAGCATTTGAGAAGATTGGCTTCAAGAATGCGATTGTGGCAAAGGATTTTCCTAAAAACGATCCTAACTTTGACCCGGAAAACATAAAATACTCTTGTATTCGTTATGCTCCTTCTACAGTAGCCAACGCAATGGGACCTTCTTGGATTGACCCTCGCTCAGGAGAAATTATAAACGCATCGGTAACGGTATATCATAATATTGTGCAGTTGGTTCAGTACTGGCGTTTCTTACAAACTGCCCCGGCAGATAAGGATGTTCGTGATGTGGTGTTGCGTGAAGACTTATTGGGAGACTGCATCGCCTACGTACTTTCTCATGAAGTAGGGCATACTTTGTCTCTGATGCACAATATGGCAGGTTCTTCTTCCATTCCTGTAGAGTCGTTGCGTGATCCGAAATTTACTCAGGAATATGGAACGACTTATTCTATCATGGATTATGCACGTAATAACTATATAGCACAGCCGGGCGATAAGGAAAAAGGAGTACGTATGACACCTCCTGAACTTGGTGCTTATGATTATTATGCGATCTCTTGGTTGTATAAACCAATATTTGAAGCAAAAACATCTGAAGAAGAAATTCCTATACTGGACAAATGGATCAGTGAGAAATCGGGTGATCCTAAGTATCGTTATGGTAAGCAGCAGTTCAAACGTCGTTTCGATCCGAGTTCCGTAGAAGAAGATTTGGGGGATGATCCAGTGAAAGCTTCAGAGTATGGGCGTCGTAATTTGCAATATATCCTGAAACATATTAATGAATGGGTAGCAAACAAAGATAAGGATTTTGAGTTTCGTACTGCCTTATATGATGAAATTGTCTATGGATATATACGCTATTTAAGCTTCGTATTGGCAGATATCGGAGGTATTTATTTGAATGAACGTTATGACGGAGATCAGCGTCCGAGTTATCAAACTGTGTCGAAAGAACAACAGAAGAAGGCTTTGAATTTCTTGCTGAATGAGTTGAAAGATCTTTCTTGGTTGGATGCGAATGAAACCTTGAAGGAGTTTCCTATCCGTACTTCTGTAGCTATGCAAATGGAGGATGCGATTATTGATGGTATTTTATCTCGTTGTGGTGCTGTTTCTATCTGTTCGAATAAGGCTACATCCGCTCCTTATACTCAAAAGGAATACTTGGCGGACATTGAACGTTTTGTATGGGCATCAACACGTGCTGGTAAAACTTTGACAGATACGGAGATGCGTCTGCAGATGAATTATTTGACAAAATTGATAGAGGGCTCTGTAACTGGGGTTGCTAAAAATGCGACTCGTAAAGGTATTACGGACATGTATGACATTATTAAGGTTCCTGAATGGCTGAAGGCTGCTTCGCGTGAGCGTTTTGGTATCATTTCAGAAGAATTTATGGGATGTTTTAATAATAAGCATGCTGAGATGCAGGCAGCCCGTTTGGAGGAAATTAGCGGTTTTGAAGATGATGTTGATTTAAAGGCTCCGTTGGAACCGATGGAACACGTTTATTTCGGTGAGCTGAAGAAAATCCGCAGCTTGGTTGCAGCAAGCGCTTCTACTGGTTCTGCTGATACGCAACGTCATTATCGCTTATTGTTGTACAAAATTGACCAGGCATTAAAATGA
- a CDS encoding PKD-like family lipoprotein — MKRIKLKLATAILLGSLMSSCYEDKGNYDYEQMNDITVGIPLESSDCVLGDVLKITPELKFSTGKETENLTYLWTFDGQEIATERVLNWTVDKDGKYKDLRLAVKDQTTGVTYFGSALLSVISPYTTDGWVTLSAKEDGTSMLTYMRPTTKDQKYTCVVTKDVYGLSNGGATLGGKPIFMSQHFVSPWGSGEDNTSWLWITQQGGQGCVDVSGSSYQTEGYLPAMFINGGYPQGFEPQRVYDMVYLSMAIGRNGEIYTRVKESLNLFNSNYFLDDRVLSYNGQPIDGTMIAMTPEFYEHGGVLAYDKNSNRYLHITDLKASTLVIGSGMVDKYYSGNVLALETWDSSDPFDDMTGYTVHYIGACVGPYGQGGGSIGYMSVIEKDSRFFIQHFEVDDCSGKYAPGAYITTPLREVPFADIVNASTKNVYALCYYQNSGRPYLLLSSDNDLYLYYFNGDKGKQLIKFATFDAPITGIDTGGGAYEGHAGVGLENGEFYVLDLSLSVLEEIIKEGDSEKKVLFKEEGLGKIVQVLYKRERARDYGSWD, encoded by the coding sequence ATGAAGAGGATAAAATTGAAGTTAGCGACGGCTATACTTTTAGGGTCGTTAATGTCATCTTGTTATGAGGATAAAGGAAATTATGATTACGAGCAAATGAATGATATTACAGTGGGAATTCCACTGGAAAGTAGCGATTGTGTATTAGGTGATGTGCTGAAAATAACTCCTGAATTGAAGTTCTCAACAGGAAAGGAAACGGAAAATTTAACTTATCTATGGACATTTGATGGACAGGAGATAGCGACAGAACGGGTATTGAACTGGACTGTTGATAAAGATGGAAAGTATAAAGATCTGCGTTTGGCAGTGAAAGACCAGACTACCGGAGTTACATATTTCGGATCTGCGCTGTTGTCTGTGATTTCCCCTTATACAACAGATGGCTGGGTAACGCTTTCCGCCAAGGAAGACGGGACTTCGATGTTAACGTATATGCGTCCTACTACGAAAGATCAAAAATACACATGTGTAGTGACAAAGGATGTATATGGTCTTTCTAATGGTGGGGCTACTTTGGGTGGCAAGCCGATTTTTATGAGCCAGCATTTTGTTTCTCCATGGGGGAGTGGTGAAGATAATACCAGTTGGTTATGGATTACTCAGCAAGGTGGGCAAGGCTGTGTCGATGTTTCCGGAAGTTCTTATCAAACGGAAGGCTATCTGCCTGCTATGTTTATTAATGGTGGCTATCCACAAGGATTTGAACCACAACGGGTGTATGATATGGTTTATCTTTCAATGGCTATCGGGAGAAACGGAGAGATTTATACTCGTGTGAAAGAGTCTCTGAATCTATTCAACTCCAATTACTTTTTGGATGATAGAGTTCTGTCATATAATGGACAGCCAATAGACGGTACAATGATAGCGATGACCCCAGAATTTTATGAACACGGAGGAGTACTAGCTTATGATAAAAATTCCAATCGATACTTGCATATAACAGACCTGAAAGCGAGTACTCTTGTTATTGGTAGTGGGATGGTAGATAAATATTATTCCGGTAATGTGTTAGCGTTGGAAACATGGGATAGTAGCGATCCTTTTGATGATATGACGGGGTATACGGTGCACTATATCGGAGCCTGTGTCGGTCCTTATGGACAAGGAGGTGGCTCTATTGGCTATATGTCTGTTATTGAAAAAGATAGTCGCTTTTTTATACAGCATTTTGAAGTTGATGATTGTAGCGGAAAATACGCTCCCGGTGCTTATATCACTACTCCTTTGCGGGAAGTCCCATTTGCGGATATCGTTAATGCAAGTACGAAAAATGTATATGCACTTTGTTATTATCAGAATTCCGGTCGTCCGTATTTATTGTTGAGTAGTGATAACGATCTTTATCTGTATTACTTTAATGGTGATAAAGGCAAACAATTAATAAAGTTTGCTACATTTGATGCCCCGATAACCGGTATTGATACTGGAGGGGGGGCTTATGAAGGCCATGCAGGAGTAGGGCTGGAAAATGGAGAATTTTATGTATTGGATTTGAGTTTATCTGTTTTGGAGGAAATCATTAAAGAAGGTGATAGTGAGAAGAAAGTCCTGTTTAAGGAAGAAGGTCTAGGAAAAATAGTACAGGTTCTGTATAAGCGTGAAAGAGCACGTGACTATGGTTCTTGGGATTAA